In a single window of the Flavobacterium sp. W4I14 genome:
- a CDS encoding nucleotide-binding universal stress UspA family protein (product_source=COG0589; cath_funfam=3.40.50.620; cog=COG0589; pfam=PF00582; superfamily=52402) → MGNILFATDLSTSSISAMNFAYNLSQVNECKLIVIHVYQVMKPKNWRLHRFEDYEKTRREFLLNKLNKFLSKGLKTDHTLLNIEIHLKAESNIVNSIINSASQFQCDFICINTRGKSNAIIGTTASKLIVASPIPVISIPSTRSLKKLTDVCYASNMVNYQKEIKKVIAFAEPLDATVNMLHILDPKENLPKFTSVETRLLKKTGKKIKVKYVKRNPKHKLCEDINAAVKKIKPGLIVFFIHRSQPYWNAMFHPSNIKPFSFYAKIPILSFKK, encoded by the coding sequence ATGGGAAATATACTTTTCGCTACAGATTTATCGACAAGTTCAATCTCAGCGATGAACTTCGCCTATAACCTATCACAAGTCAATGAATGTAAACTGATTGTTATTCATGTCTATCAAGTTATGAAACCCAAAAATTGGCGTTTGCATAGGTTTGAAGATTATGAAAAAACCAGAAGGGAATTCTTACTGAACAAGCTTAATAAATTTTTATCAAAAGGACTTAAAACGGACCATACCCTATTGAATATCGAAATTCATCTCAAAGCAGAAAGTAATATTGTTAATTCAATTATAAATAGCGCTTCCCAATTTCAATGTGATTTTATATGCATAAATACGAGAGGAAAATCTAACGCAATAATCGGTACTACGGCCAGCAAACTTATCGTTGCTTCACCTATACCCGTTATCAGCATACCGAGTACACGTTCTTTGAAAAAGTTAACCGATGTCTGTTACGCTAGTAACATGGTAAACTATCAAAAAGAAATTAAAAAAGTTATTGCTTTTGCTGAACCATTGGATGCAACAGTAAATATGTTACATATTCTTGATCCTAAAGAAAACTTACCAAAATTTACTTCGGTAGAAACGAGACTTCTAAAAAAAACCGGGAAGAAAATCAAGGTTAAATATGTTAAGCGAAATCCTAAACATAAACTATGTGAAGATATTAACGCTGCTGTAAAAAAAATAAAACCAGGCTTAATTGTTTTTTTTATTCACCGTTCACAACCCTACTGGAACGCCATGTTTCACCCATCTAACATCAAGCCATTTTCCTTTTACGCAAAAATCCCAATCTTAAGCTTTAAAAAGTAA
- a CDS encoding CRP-like cAMP-binding protein/AmiR/NasT family two-component response regulator (product_source=COG0664/COG3707; cath_funfam=1.10.10.10,2.60.120.10,3.40.50.2300; cog=COG0664,COG3707; pfam=PF00027,PF00072,PF13545; smart=SM00100,SM00419,SM00448; superfamily=46785,51206,52172): MKRILIIENNVNLLSSYKEILKKAGFKVIGALYGDTGINEAITKLPDLILCNTLLPYVDGFGVLAVLSKNPATAHIPFVFVSPTSKLPNLRKGMDMGADDFIMQPFRDNQLIRAVEARFNKSKLRVHTNETLVDSPDNTFLSEKGIEQLQETILQSNFRRIKKKQILYYEGDYSQGIYFLKEGCIKTFKINSDGRQLITNIYNSNSFIGLDYLMTDGPLCENAEAIESSSVYLITKKTMLELLKVDIKLNHYIISWLSNDLAHTKGRLVELAYESVRKRLSKVIIQLNKNSFPINKVEISRDELAGLAGVASETVSRILTDFKQLGLIERNGNFIYITNHEGLSKSSNILFMLPFLKIFSEFVNHILR, from the coding sequence ATGAAAAGAATTCTGATCATTGAAAATAATGTCAACTTGTTATCGAGTTATAAAGAAATACTAAAAAAAGCCGGGTTCAAAGTGATTGGTGCGCTTTATGGCGATACTGGAATAAATGAGGCTATAACGAAATTACCTGACTTAATTTTATGCAATACTTTATTACCATACGTTGATGGATTCGGTGTATTAGCTGTCCTTTCTAAAAATCCGGCAACTGCCCACATCCCTTTCGTTTTCGTTAGTCCCACATCTAAATTACCAAACCTTCGAAAAGGAATGGACATGGGGGCAGATGATTTTATAATGCAGCCTTTTCGGGACAATCAATTAATTAGAGCGGTAGAGGCAAGATTTAATAAATCAAAATTGCGTGTACATACTAACGAGACATTGGTCGATTCGCCTGATAATACATTTCTCAGTGAAAAAGGTATAGAGCAACTGCAGGAAACTATTTTACAAAGCAATTTTAGGCGAATTAAAAAAAAGCAGATATTGTATTACGAAGGTGATTACAGCCAGGGTATTTATTTTTTGAAAGAAGGTTGCATCAAAACCTTTAAGATAAATAGCGACGGCCGACAGTTGATCACGAACATATATAACAGCAACAGTTTTATTGGATTGGATTATTTAATGACAGATGGCCCACTTTGCGAAAATGCCGAGGCTATTGAATCCTCTTCTGTCTATTTAATAACAAAAAAAACAATGTTAGAGCTATTAAAAGTAGATATCAAACTTAATCATTACATTATTAGTTGGTTATCTAATGATTTAGCACATACAAAAGGTAGGTTAGTTGAATTAGCGTACGAATCGGTGAGAAAAAGATTATCAAAAGTAATTATCCAATTAAATAAAAATTCTTTTCCAATTAACAAAGTAGAAATTTCAAGAGATGAGCTTGCGGGACTAGCGGGAGTTGCTTCTGAAACTGTAAGCAGAATATTAACTGATTTTAAGCAACTTGGATTGATAGAAAGAAACGGAAATTTCATCTACATTACTAACCACGAAGGATTAAGTAAAAGTTCAAATATTCTATTCATGCTGCCGTTTTTAAAAATATTTAGTGAATTTGTAAATCATATTTTACGCTAA
- a CDS encoding two-component system phosphate regulon response regulator PhoB (product_source=KO:K07657; cath_funfam=3.40.50.2300; cog=COG0745; ko=KO:K07657; pfam=PF00072; smart=SM00448; superfamily=52172) translates to MERKRIHILEDDQEIRNVIEILLKDEGFELQLSSSFAELKKNIQDAMPDLFLLDVMLPDGNGAEICEDLKTDIFTKHIPIIVMSAQNNSEQKAIDAFADDYISKPFDIYDVLNRINVQLKRSTENRTKV, encoded by the coding sequence ATGGAAAGAAAACGAATACACATTTTAGAGGATGATCAGGAGATCAGAAACGTTATTGAAATTCTATTAAAAGATGAGGGTTTCGAATTGCAGCTTTCATCATCATTTGCTGAGTTAAAGAAAAATATCCAGGATGCAATGCCTGATCTTTTTTTACTTGATGTAATGTTGCCCGATGGAAATGGCGCAGAAATTTGCGAGGATTTAAAAACTGATATTTTTACCAAACACATTCCAATTATCGTAATGTCTGCACAGAATAATAGCGAACAGAAAGCTATTGATGCATTTGCTGATGATTATATCAGCAAACCATTTGATATTTATGATGTTTTGAACCGCATTAATGTACAGTTGAAAAGAAGTACAGAAAATAGAACAAAGGTTTAA
- a CDS encoding DeoR family transcriptional regulator of aga operon (product_source=KO:K02081; cath_funfam=1.10.10.10,3.40.50.1360; cog=COG1349; ko=KO:K02081; pfam=PF00455,PF08220; smart=SM00420,SM01134; superfamily=100950,46785) → MFLLLICSTLIKYTMMNLAERHQFILSRLQRDQYINVVDLCKELKVSSVTIRKDLKLLEDKSLLFRTHGGATVNNPYTVDRPVNEKEKIQSTEKNKIGIAAAALLNDNDSIVIASGTTVLYFAKNIAPATNLTVVTSALNVALELMREPSIEVIQLGGLLRKSSSSVMGAYAEQVLQDFYFNKLFLGVDGIDLDFGLTTTNAMEAHLNRKMIGASQKTIVLADSTKFGKRGFGKICGLEEIDHIITDKGISEQIVKHLESLGVTVTIV, encoded by the coding sequence ATGTTTTTATTGCTAATTTGCAGCACGCTAATTAAATATACTATGATGAATTTGGCTGAGAGGCACCAGTTTATATTAAGTCGCCTGCAACGTGATCAATACATAAATGTAGTCGATTTATGTAAGGAGTTGAAAGTTTCGTCTGTAACAATAAGAAAGGACTTAAAACTACTTGAAGATAAAAGCCTGTTGTTTAGGACCCATGGTGGGGCTACAGTAAACAATCCATATACGGTTGACCGTCCGGTTAACGAGAAAGAAAAAATACAATCTACAGAAAAGAACAAAATTGGTATTGCCGCTGCTGCATTGCTAAATGACAATGATTCTATAGTTATTGCATCAGGTACTACAGTGCTTTATTTTGCTAAGAATATTGCACCAGCAACAAATTTAACCGTTGTAACTTCTGCATTAAATGTAGCGCTCGAATTAATGCGCGAACCTAGTATTGAAGTAATACAATTAGGCGGATTGCTTAGGAAAAGTTCTTCATCGGTAATGGGTGCTTATGCAGAACAGGTTTTGCAGGATTTTTATTTTAATAAACTATTTTTAGGTGTTGATGGGATTGATCTTGATTTTGGATTAACCACTACGAACGCAATGGAAGCACATTTAAACCGCAAAATGATCGGTGCATCACAAAAAACGATTGTACTTGCCGATTCTACCAAATTTGGGAAAAGAGGTTTCGGAAAAATATGTGGATTAGAAGAAATTGATCATATTATTACCGATAAAGGAATTTCTGAACAAATTGTTAAACATTTAGAGAGTTTAGGTGTTACTGTTACTATCGTATAG